The following are from one region of the Takifugu rubripes chromosome 12, fTakRub1.2, whole genome shotgun sequence genome:
- the ankrd28a gene encoding serine/threonine-protein phosphatase 6 regulatory ankyrin repeat subunit A isoform X1, giving the protein MLSERVSRVCIVVLEEVEEDEPSPSPPPPQTKSSPERRSHPVCRKAATHQDKPSLLRAIFNVDPEEVRSLILKKEDVNVQDNEKRTPLHAAAYLGDAEIIELLILSGARVNAKDNKWLTPLHRAVASCSEDAVAVLLKHSADVNARDKNWQTPLHVAASNKAVRCAEALVPLLSNVNVSDRAGRTALHHAAFSGHVEMVKLLLSRGANINAFDKKDRRAIHWGAYMGHLEVVKLLVASGAEVDCKDKKAYTPLHAAASSGMSSTVHYLLSLGVNVNEVNAYGNTPLHLACYNGQDVVVGELIQAGAKVNQENERGFSPLHFASSSRQGALCQELLLTHGAHINMQSKDNRTPLHMAATHGRFSCSQALIQNGADIDCEDKNRNTALHIAARQGHELIITALIKHGANSARRGVHGMFPLHLAALSGFSDCCRKLLSSGFDIDTPDEIGRTCLHAAAAGGNLECLNLLLKIGADFNRKDNFGRTPLHYASANCNYQCVFALVGSGASVNVLDQRGCNPLHYAAAADTEGKCAEYLLRNGADPGVNDRQGYCAVHYASAYGRTLCLELMASKTPLDVLMETSGRDLVSDSDICSPVSPLHLAAYHGHCGALEVLLSSLLEVDVCSPEGRTPLSLACSRGHQDCVALLLHHGASPMTRDYAHKKTAIHAAAMNGHQECLRLLMSHSQHLDVDAQDINGQTPLMLAVLNGHTECVYSLLSQGASVENQDRWGRTALHRGVVTGQEECVEALLQRGANVCVKDIQGRSPLHLASACGRVGALGALLQASSTSHAHLTDNQGYTPLHWACYNGYDSCVEVLLDQEVFKQIKGNSFSPLHCAVINDNEGVAEMLIESMGTNIINTSDSKGRTPLHAAAFSDHVECVSLLLSHGAQANVADTRLCRTPLMMAALNGQTNTVEVLVNSAKVDLTLQDAHRNTALHLACSKGHETCALLILEKIGDRNLINCTNAALQTPLHVAARRGLTVVVQELLGKEASVLAVDENGYTPALSCTPNRDVADCLALILNSMMPTSPMVTIAALPAISITQTVINHHPTNNHISKGVGFDALPPLRPNHASYCRAERPLSSVSADEELNDSDSETY; this is encoded by the exons ATGCTGTCAGAGCGGGTTAGCCGTGTGTGCATCGtggtgctggaggaggtggaggaagatgagccgtctccttctcccccacctcctcagaCCAAATCGTCTCCCGAGCGCAGATCCCATCCTGTCTGCCGAAAGGCCGCCACCCACCAGGACAAG CCATCTCTGTTGAGAGCCATCTTCAACGTGGACCCAGAGGAGGTTCGCTCCCTTATATTAAAGAAGGAGGACGTCAACGTCCAG GACAACGAGAAGCGGACGCCTCTACATGCCGCAGCTTATCTGGGAGATGCTGAGATTATCGAACTGCTCATCCTCTCAG GAGCCAGGGTTAACGCCAAAGATAACAAGTGGCTGACGCCTCTTCACCGAGCTGTCGCCTCTTGTAGCGAG GATGCAGTGGCGGTGTTGCTGAAGCACAGCGCAGACGTTAACGCGCGGGACAAGAACTGGCAGACGCCGCTCCACGTTGCCGCTAGCAACAAAGCGGTGCGCTGCGCGGAGGCTCTGGTCCCGTTGCTCAGCAACGTCAATGTGTCCGACCGGGCGGGACGCACTGCTCTGCACCACGCTGCCTTTAGTGGACACGTTGAG ATGGTGAAGTTGCTGCTGTCCCGAGGAGCCAACATCAATGCGTTCGACAAGAAGGACAGGAGAGCTATCCACTGGGGGGCGTATATGG GCCACTTGGAGGTGGTGAAGTTGTTAGTGGCCAGTGGAGCAGAGGTCGACTGTAAGGACAAGAAAGCCTACACGCCTCTCCACGCAGCTGCATCCAGCGGCATGAGCAGCACAGTGCATTACTTGCTGAGTCTGGGGGTTAAT GTCAATGAGGTCAATGCCTATGGCAACACGCCGCTTCATTTGGCGTGCTACAACGGACAAGATGTGGTAGTTGGCGAGCTCATTCAGGCCGGAGCCAAAGTCAAccag GAAAATGAGAgaggtttctctcctctccacttcGCCTCTTCGTcccgccagggggcgctgtgccAGGAGCTGCTCCTGACCCACGGCGCACACATCAACATGcag AGTAAGGACAACAGGACCCCCCTCCACATGGCAGCCACTCACGGGCGCTTTTCCTGCTCGCAGGCCCTCATCCAGAACG GAGCTGACATTGATTGTGAGGACAAGAACAGAAACACGGCCCTTCACATTGCTGCCCGGCAAGGCCACGAGCTCATCATCACAGCGCTCATCAAACATGGAGCCAACTCAGCCAG GAGAGGCGTTCACGGGATGTTCCCCTTACACCTGGCAGCTCTCAGTGGCTTCTCAGAttgctgcaggaagctgctgtccTCAG GGTTTGACATTGACACCCCTGATGAAATTGGAAGGACGTGTCtgcatgctgctgcagctggagg AAACCTGGAGTGTCTGAACCTGCTGTTGAAAATAGGAGCAGACTTTAACAGGAAGGATAACTTTGGAAG GACTCCTCTCCACTATGCATCAGCCAACTGTAACtaccagtgtgtgtttgcattggtGGGTTCCGGAGCAAGCGTCAATGTTCTGGACCAAAGAGGATGCAACCCCCTGCACtacgctgctgcagctgacaccGAGGGAAA GTGCGCGGAGTATTTGCTGAGGAATGGAGCTGATCCCGGAGTTAATGACAGGCAGGGTTACTGTGCAGTCCACTACGCTTCAGCCTACGGACGCACACTCTGCCTGGAATTG atgGCAAGTAAGACACCTCTTGATGTG TTAATGGAGACCTCAGGAAGAGACTTAGTGAGTgactctgacatctgcagcccTGTCAGTCCGCTCCATCTGGCG GCTTACCACGGACACTGTGGCGCTCTGGAGGttctcctgtcctccctccttgAGGTGGACGTTTGCAGCCCAGAGGGTCGGACGCCTCTAAGTTTGGCCTGTTCCAGAGGACATCAGGACTGtgtcgctctgctgctgcaccatgGCGCCTCGCCGATGACTCGGGACTACGCGCACAAGAAGACAGCCATACACGCTGCAG cgATGAATGGTCACCAAGAGTGCCTGCGTCTGCTTATGAGCCACAGTCAGCACCTTGATGTGGATGCACAAGACATCAATGgcca GACTCCTCTGATGTTGGCAGTGCTGAATGGACACACCGAGTGTGTGTACTCCCTGCTCAGTCAAGGAGCCAGTGTGGAGAACCAGGATCGCTGGGGGAGGACAGCACTACACAGAGGG GTAGTGACGGGCCAGGAGGAGTGTGTGGAGGCCCTCCTCCAGAGGGGGGCTAACGTGTGTGTGAAGGACATCCAGGGTCGCTCCCCTCTCCACCTGGCATCGGCCTGTGGCCGGGTGGGTGCgctgggggctctgctgcaggCCAGCTCCACCTCACACGCACATCTGACAGATAACCAGGGCTACACTCCGCTGCACTGGGCCTGCTACAACG GATATGACTCTTGTGTGGAGGTGTTGTTGGATCAGGAAGTCTTCAAGCAGATTAAGGGCAACTCTTTCAGCCCTCTGCACTGTGCTGT TATAAATGATAACGAGGGAGTGGCTGAAATGTTAATCGAGTCCATGGGGACCAACATTATCAATACCTCTGACTCCAAGGGCAG GACCCCCCTTCACGCTGCGGCCTTTTCCGACCACGTGGAGTGCgtctccctgctgctgagccacGGAGCTCAAGCCAACGTAGCGGACACGCGCCTGTGCAGGACGCCGCTGATGATGGCCGCTCTGAATGGGCAGACCAATACTGTCG AGGTGCTGGTGAACAGCGCTAAAGTGGACCTGACGCTACAggacgcacacagaaacacagcacTCCATTTAGCCTGCAGCAAG gGTCATGAGACGTGTGCCTTGTTGATTCTGGAGAAGATCGGCGACAGGAACCTCATCAACTGCactaatgctgctctgcagac gcCCCTGCACGTGGCGGCCCGGAGGGGTCTGACCGTGGTGGTCCAGGAGCTGTTGGGGAAAGAAGCCAGCGTGCTGGCGGTGGACGAGAACG GTTACACACCCGCGCTGTCCTGCACGCCCAACCGCGACGTGGCCGACTGCTTGGCGCTCATCCTCAACTCCATGATGCCAACCTCGCCGATGGTCACCATAGCAGCGCTGCCGGCCATTTCCATCACGCAGACGGTCATCAACCACCACCCCACCAACAACCACATCTCTAAAGGCGTGGGGTTCGACGCGCTGCCTCCGCTCAGGCCCAACCACGCGTCCTACTGCAGGGCGGAGCGCCCGCTGTCCTCCGTCTCTGCGGACGAGGAACTGAACGACTCGGACTCGGAGACTTACTGA
- the ankrd28a gene encoding serine/threonine-protein phosphatase 6 regulatory ankyrin repeat subunit A isoform X2: MTVLKIQEQPSLLRAIFNVDPEEVRSLILKKEDVNVQDNEKRTPLHAAAYLGDAEIIELLILSGARVNAKDNKWLTPLHRAVASCSEDAVAVLLKHSADVNARDKNWQTPLHVAASNKAVRCAEALVPLLSNVNVSDRAGRTALHHAAFSGHVEMVKLLLSRGANINAFDKKDRRAIHWGAYMGHLEVVKLLVASGAEVDCKDKKAYTPLHAAASSGMSSTVHYLLSLGVNVNEVNAYGNTPLHLACYNGQDVVVGELIQAGAKVNQENERGFSPLHFASSSRQGALCQELLLTHGAHINMQSKDNRTPLHMAATHGRFSCSQALIQNGADIDCEDKNRNTALHIAARQGHELIITALIKHGANSARRGVHGMFPLHLAALSGFSDCCRKLLSSGFDIDTPDEIGRTCLHAAAAGGNLECLNLLLKIGADFNRKDNFGRTPLHYASANCNYQCVFALVGSGASVNVLDQRGCNPLHYAAAADTEGKCAEYLLRNGADPGVNDRQGYCAVHYASAYGRTLCLELMASKTPLDVLMETSGRDLVSDSDICSPVSPLHLAAYHGHCGALEVLLSSLLEVDVCSPEGRTPLSLACSRGHQDCVALLLHHGASPMTRDYAHKKTAIHAAAMNGHQECLRLLMSHSQHLDVDAQDINGQTPLMLAVLNGHTECVYSLLSQGASVENQDRWGRTALHRGVVTGQEECVEALLQRGANVCVKDIQGRSPLHLASACGRVGALGALLQASSTSHAHLTDNQGYTPLHWACYNGYDSCVEVLLDQEVFKQIKGNSFSPLHCAVINDNEGVAEMLIESMGTNIINTSDSKGRTPLHAAAFSDHVECVSLLLSHGAQANVADTRLCRTPLMMAALNGQTNTVEVLVNSAKVDLTLQDAHRNTALHLACSKGHETCALLILEKIGDRNLINCTNAALQTPLHVAARRGLTVVVQELLGKEASVLAVDENGYTPALSCTPNRDVADCLALILNSMMPTSPMVTIAALPAISITQTVINHHPTNNHISKGVGFDALPPLRPNHASYCRAERPLSSVSADEELNDSDSETY, encoded by the exons ATGACTGTGTTAAAGATACAAGAGCAG CCATCTCTGTTGAGAGCCATCTTCAACGTGGACCCAGAGGAGGTTCGCTCCCTTATATTAAAGAAGGAGGACGTCAACGTCCAG GACAACGAGAAGCGGACGCCTCTACATGCCGCAGCTTATCTGGGAGATGCTGAGATTATCGAACTGCTCATCCTCTCAG GAGCCAGGGTTAACGCCAAAGATAACAAGTGGCTGACGCCTCTTCACCGAGCTGTCGCCTCTTGTAGCGAG GATGCAGTGGCGGTGTTGCTGAAGCACAGCGCAGACGTTAACGCGCGGGACAAGAACTGGCAGACGCCGCTCCACGTTGCCGCTAGCAACAAAGCGGTGCGCTGCGCGGAGGCTCTGGTCCCGTTGCTCAGCAACGTCAATGTGTCCGACCGGGCGGGACGCACTGCTCTGCACCACGCTGCCTTTAGTGGACACGTTGAG ATGGTGAAGTTGCTGCTGTCCCGAGGAGCCAACATCAATGCGTTCGACAAGAAGGACAGGAGAGCTATCCACTGGGGGGCGTATATGG GCCACTTGGAGGTGGTGAAGTTGTTAGTGGCCAGTGGAGCAGAGGTCGACTGTAAGGACAAGAAAGCCTACACGCCTCTCCACGCAGCTGCATCCAGCGGCATGAGCAGCACAGTGCATTACTTGCTGAGTCTGGGGGTTAAT GTCAATGAGGTCAATGCCTATGGCAACACGCCGCTTCATTTGGCGTGCTACAACGGACAAGATGTGGTAGTTGGCGAGCTCATTCAGGCCGGAGCCAAAGTCAAccag GAAAATGAGAgaggtttctctcctctccacttcGCCTCTTCGTcccgccagggggcgctgtgccAGGAGCTGCTCCTGACCCACGGCGCACACATCAACATGcag AGTAAGGACAACAGGACCCCCCTCCACATGGCAGCCACTCACGGGCGCTTTTCCTGCTCGCAGGCCCTCATCCAGAACG GAGCTGACATTGATTGTGAGGACAAGAACAGAAACACGGCCCTTCACATTGCTGCCCGGCAAGGCCACGAGCTCATCATCACAGCGCTCATCAAACATGGAGCCAACTCAGCCAG GAGAGGCGTTCACGGGATGTTCCCCTTACACCTGGCAGCTCTCAGTGGCTTCTCAGAttgctgcaggaagctgctgtccTCAG GGTTTGACATTGACACCCCTGATGAAATTGGAAGGACGTGTCtgcatgctgctgcagctggagg AAACCTGGAGTGTCTGAACCTGCTGTTGAAAATAGGAGCAGACTTTAACAGGAAGGATAACTTTGGAAG GACTCCTCTCCACTATGCATCAGCCAACTGTAACtaccagtgtgtgtttgcattggtGGGTTCCGGAGCAAGCGTCAATGTTCTGGACCAAAGAGGATGCAACCCCCTGCACtacgctgctgcagctgacaccGAGGGAAA GTGCGCGGAGTATTTGCTGAGGAATGGAGCTGATCCCGGAGTTAATGACAGGCAGGGTTACTGTGCAGTCCACTACGCTTCAGCCTACGGACGCACACTCTGCCTGGAATTG atgGCAAGTAAGACACCTCTTGATGTG TTAATGGAGACCTCAGGAAGAGACTTAGTGAGTgactctgacatctgcagcccTGTCAGTCCGCTCCATCTGGCG GCTTACCACGGACACTGTGGCGCTCTGGAGGttctcctgtcctccctccttgAGGTGGACGTTTGCAGCCCAGAGGGTCGGACGCCTCTAAGTTTGGCCTGTTCCAGAGGACATCAGGACTGtgtcgctctgctgctgcaccatgGCGCCTCGCCGATGACTCGGGACTACGCGCACAAGAAGACAGCCATACACGCTGCAG cgATGAATGGTCACCAAGAGTGCCTGCGTCTGCTTATGAGCCACAGTCAGCACCTTGATGTGGATGCACAAGACATCAATGgcca GACTCCTCTGATGTTGGCAGTGCTGAATGGACACACCGAGTGTGTGTACTCCCTGCTCAGTCAAGGAGCCAGTGTGGAGAACCAGGATCGCTGGGGGAGGACAGCACTACACAGAGGG GTAGTGACGGGCCAGGAGGAGTGTGTGGAGGCCCTCCTCCAGAGGGGGGCTAACGTGTGTGTGAAGGACATCCAGGGTCGCTCCCCTCTCCACCTGGCATCGGCCTGTGGCCGGGTGGGTGCgctgggggctctgctgcaggCCAGCTCCACCTCACACGCACATCTGACAGATAACCAGGGCTACACTCCGCTGCACTGGGCCTGCTACAACG GATATGACTCTTGTGTGGAGGTGTTGTTGGATCAGGAAGTCTTCAAGCAGATTAAGGGCAACTCTTTCAGCCCTCTGCACTGTGCTGT TATAAATGATAACGAGGGAGTGGCTGAAATGTTAATCGAGTCCATGGGGACCAACATTATCAATACCTCTGACTCCAAGGGCAG GACCCCCCTTCACGCTGCGGCCTTTTCCGACCACGTGGAGTGCgtctccctgctgctgagccacGGAGCTCAAGCCAACGTAGCGGACACGCGCCTGTGCAGGACGCCGCTGATGATGGCCGCTCTGAATGGGCAGACCAATACTGTCG AGGTGCTGGTGAACAGCGCTAAAGTGGACCTGACGCTACAggacgcacacagaaacacagcacTCCATTTAGCCTGCAGCAAG gGTCATGAGACGTGTGCCTTGTTGATTCTGGAGAAGATCGGCGACAGGAACCTCATCAACTGCactaatgctgctctgcagac gcCCCTGCACGTGGCGGCCCGGAGGGGTCTGACCGTGGTGGTCCAGGAGCTGTTGGGGAAAGAAGCCAGCGTGCTGGCGGTGGACGAGAACG GTTACACACCCGCGCTGTCCTGCACGCCCAACCGCGACGTGGCCGACTGCTTGGCGCTCATCCTCAACTCCATGATGCCAACCTCGCCGATGGTCACCATAGCAGCGCTGCCGGCCATTTCCATCACGCAGACGGTCATCAACCACCACCCCACCAACAACCACATCTCTAAAGGCGTGGGGTTCGACGCGCTGCCTCCGCTCAGGCCCAACCACGCGTCCTACTGCAGGGCGGAGCGCCCGCTGTCCTCCGTCTCTGCGGACGAGGAACTGAACGACTCGGACTCGGAGACTTACTGA